The Calditrichota bacterium genome has a window encoding:
- a CDS encoding T9SS type A sorting domain-containing protein: MAAVPGFPMIEETDQVHFLYRAEATSVMIPGDMNNWSPDSDVMTRISGTDLWYRSKLLEHDARLDYKFVVNNSNWILDPLNPNTVTGGFGPNSELRMPGFVQPLEIINYPDIDHGSLRDTMFTSEFLGNTRRVRVYTPFGYDPDSDCYPFLLVHDGLDYINLGSATRILDYLIYHGQITPLIAVFVPAVNRNPEYTGNQQAAFGRFITEELLPWIDEEYNTCSAPQSRGSAGASNGGNISLWLAVTYPEVFGLVLAQSPFVQSSITDTLAIRDDLGLKFYLDIGTYDIPQLIPLTENLHELLQTQNYQQFYQFHHDGHSWGNWRAHFDEALLYLYPAQTSSEPRTGELADEFSLSQNFPNPFNPSTTLTLNLTRRSYVSLTVYNLQGQVVDTLAKEVLESGSFDFVFDGAGLPSGIYFARLTAGQITQTVKMILLK; this comes from the coding sequence ATGGCAGCGGTTCCGGGATTTCCCATGATCGAGGAGACGGATCAAGTCCATTTCTTGTATCGGGCCGAGGCCACATCTGTCATGATCCCCGGGGATATGAACAACTGGTCTCCCGATTCCGATGTGATGACTCGCATCTCGGGCACAGATCTTTGGTATCGCAGTAAGTTGCTTGAGCACGATGCCCGCTTGGACTACAAATTTGTCGTAAACAACTCAAATTGGATTCTCGATCCGCTTAATCCGAACACGGTGACGGGCGGCTTTGGTCCCAATTCAGAGCTGCGAATGCCCGGTTTTGTCCAACCCCTCGAAATTATTAACTACCCTGACATAGACCACGGCTCCCTGCGGGACACCATGTTCACCAGCGAGTTTCTCGGCAATACCCGCCGCGTTCGGGTCTATACTCCCTTTGGATATGATCCGGATAGCGACTGCTATCCGTTTTTGTTGGTCCATGACGGACTGGATTACATCAACCTTGGATCGGCTACCCGCATTCTCGACTATCTGATCTACCACGGCCAGATCACACCTCTTATCGCAGTGTTCGTTCCGGCGGTCAACCGCAATCCCGAGTATACCGGCAATCAACAGGCCGCATTTGGTCGGTTTATCACCGAAGAGTTGTTGCCGTGGATAGATGAAGAGTACAACACCTGTTCGGCTCCCCAAAGTCGCGGCTCAGCGGGGGCCTCAAATGGTGGAAACATATCACTTTGGCTGGCAGTCACCTATCCTGAGGTCTTTGGTTTGGTGCTCGCCCAATCCCCGTTTGTCCAATCTTCGATCACCGATACCTTGGCGATCCGCGATGACCTTGGTTTGAAGTTCTATCTCGACATCGGGACCTATGACATTCCGCAGCTAATTCCTTTGACCGAAAATCTGCATGAGTTGCTGCAAACGCAAAATTATCAGCAGTTTTACCAATTTCACCACGATGGTCACAGTTGGGGCAATTGGCGCGCCCATTTCGACGAAGCTCTGCTTTATTTGTACCCCGCACAGACCAGTTCGGAGCCGCGCACCGGTGAGCTTGCCGACGAATTTTCACTAAGTCAGAATTTCCCCAACCCGTTTAACCCGTCAACCACGCTCACTCTGAACCTCACCCGCCGAAGCTACGTCAGCCTTACTGTCTATAATCTGCAAGGGCAAGTCGTAGATACGTTGGCAAAAGAGGTTCTTGAATCTGGCAGCTTTGATTTCGTATTCGATGGAGCGGGTTTACCCTCGGGAATCTACTTTGCAAGACTTACAGCCGGACAAATTACTCAAACCGTCAAGATGATCCTCCTGAAATGA
- a CDS encoding DUF1211 domain-containing protein, with amino-acid sequence MKVPHGTSFADLMPVVPFFLTFVMSFVYLGIYWNNHHHLLHLTDRVTGGVLWANLHLLFWLSLIPFVTGWMAENHFAREPVMLYGIVLLMAGVAYGILVKVLTLGCTPNSRLRQAVGRDVKGKLSVVFYAIALGAAFWNSWIAVAIYVLVALIWVIPDRRIEGRTFASE; translated from the coding sequence ATGAAAGTCCCGCACGGCACATCTTTCGCGGATTTGATGCCGGTCGTGCCGTTTTTCCTGACCTTTGTGATGAGTTTTGTCTATTTGGGAATCTATTGGAACAATCATCACCATTTGCTGCATCTCACGGATCGAGTCACGGGAGGAGTGCTGTGGGCGAATCTGCATTTGCTGTTTTGGCTGTCTCTCATTCCGTTTGTCACGGGATGGATGGCCGAGAATCACTTCGCCCGCGAACCGGTGATGCTGTATGGAATCGTCTTGCTCATGGCCGGAGTTGCCTACGGAATATTGGTCAAAGTATTGACCTTGGGATGTACGCCGAACTCACGGCTGCGCCAGGCCGTCGGCAGGGATGTTAAGGGCAAACTCTCCGTCGTTTTCTATGCGATCGCACTCGGTGCGGCCTTCTGGAATTCTTGGATCGCCGTGGCGATTTACGTTTTGGTGGCCTTGATTTGGGTCATTCCTGACCGGCGAATTGAAGGACGGACATTTGCCTCAGAGTAA
- a CDS encoding PAS domain-containing protein, whose amino-acid sequence MARTKPLFSRLYIPYVAVAIATLVLLLFFIGTAFRRAELRQLENSIENRVDLIRLLVASELPTASTEQLQNLLQAHARAGSLRLTLMDSLGNVTAESDTLPSAIPNQKNRAEVAAALQGKTGKSVRLSHEFRRNFSFVAIPVYQSGLLVAVLRGGERVEASRWDLFWSIGRLIVISVLLIMFGTVLIFLVVRRIATPIETIKQGADRFAAGKLDELIEEPDTTELCSLSRALNNMAVELDDRIRTVERQREEQNAILAAMIEGVLAVDREGRVIMLNAAAARLFEVDSERVKGRLIEEAVRSTDIQQFVNFTQRASQPVEREIVRFDNKERILQLRGTPILDLGEVVGVLVVINDVTQIRKLEVTRRDFVANASHELKTPVTAIMASIETLREGAIDNPQDAERFLDIIARQADYLQSIIEDLLSLARIEQASESNKLAAEDTPILLILQDAIEATATAADIRGQKIEIDCPPNLRAAVNAFLIRQAVINLIDNACKYSPENTAIKVSAKQEANCLMIEVEDQGPGIAEKHLSRIFERFYRIEASRNRKYGGTGLGLAIVKHAALAHGGNADVKTELGKGSTFFIRVPLNR is encoded by the coding sequence ATGGCCCGCACCAAACCCCTTTTTAGCAGACTTTACATCCCGTATGTCGCGGTCGCCATCGCGACGCTGGTCCTCTTACTCTTCTTTATTGGAACAGCTTTCCGCCGGGCGGAACTCCGGCAACTCGAAAACAGTATTGAAAATCGAGTTGATTTGATCCGTTTGCTCGTTGCAAGCGAGCTGCCCACTGCTTCGACCGAACAACTTCAGAACCTGCTCCAAGCCCATGCTCGAGCAGGTTCTTTGCGTTTGACCCTGATGGACAGTTTGGGCAACGTTACCGCCGAATCGGACACGCTGCCGTCCGCCATCCCGAATCAGAAAAACCGCGCCGAAGTCGCCGCCGCGCTTCAAGGCAAGACCGGCAAGTCCGTTCGGCTGAGCCACGAATTCAGACGCAATTTCTCGTTCGTCGCCATACCCGTTTATCAGTCCGGGCTGTTGGTGGCCGTCCTCCGCGGCGGTGAACGAGTCGAAGCCTCCCGCTGGGACCTCTTCTGGAGCATCGGCAGGCTGATTGTCATCTCTGTCCTGCTGATTATGTTCGGGACCGTCCTGATTTTCTTGGTCGTCCGCCGGATTGCCACTCCGATTGAAACGATCAAACAGGGGGCCGACCGCTTCGCGGCAGGCAAGCTCGATGAACTTATTGAAGAACCGGACACAACTGAACTCTGTTCACTCAGCCGCGCCTTGAACAACATGGCCGTCGAACTCGACGACCGCATTCGCACCGTAGAACGGCAGCGCGAAGAGCAGAACGCAATTCTCGCCGCCATGATCGAAGGCGTGCTCGCCGTGGACCGCGAAGGCCGGGTCATCATGTTGAATGCCGCAGCCGCGCGACTCTTTGAAGTCGACTCCGAGCGCGTCAAAGGGCGGCTGATCGAAGAAGCCGTCCGCAGCACGGATATTCAACAGTTCGTCAATTTCACACAACGGGCTTCTCAACCCGTCGAACGCGAAATCGTTCGTTTTGACAACAAAGAGCGCATCCTGCAGCTTCGCGGAACACCGATTCTCGACCTCGGAGAAGTCGTAGGTGTCTTGGTCGTGATCAATGACGTCACTCAAATTCGCAAACTTGAAGTCACTCGCCGCGATTTCGTGGCCAATGCCAGCCACGAATTGAAAACTCCCGTCACGGCCATCATGGCGTCCATCGAAACCCTCCGCGAAGGGGCAATCGACAACCCGCAGGATGCCGAGCGGTTCTTGGACATCATTGCCCGTCAAGCCGACTACTTACAGTCCATTATCGAAGATCTGTTAAGTCTTGCCCGCATCGAACAGGCTTCCGAGTCGAACAAACTCGCGGCCGAAGACACTCCAATCCTGCTCATCCTGCAAGATGCCATAGAGGCCACAGCCACGGCTGCGGATATCCGGGGACAGAAAATCGAAATAGACTGTCCGCCCAACCTCCGTGCTGCTGTCAATGCCTTCCTGATCCGGCAAGCTGTCATCAATCTGATTGACAACGCTTGCAAATACAGTCCGGAGAACACGGCTATCAAAGTCTCGGCCAAGCAGGAAGCCAATTGCCTGATGATCGAAGTCGAAGACCAAGGTCCCGGCATAGCAGAAAAACATCTTTCGCGGATTTTCGAGCGCTTCTACCGCATCGAAGCCTCGCGCAACCGCAAGTACGGCGGCACCGGATTGGGCTTGGCCATTGTCAAACACGCCGCACTTGCACACGGCGGCAATGCCGATGTCAAAACCGAGCTGGGCAAAGGCAGCACATTCTTTATCCGCGTGCCCCTAAACAGATAG
- a CDS encoding DUF1211 domain-containing protein: MSTSRLEAFSDAVIAIILTIMVWK, translated from the coding sequence ATGTCAACTTCCCGGCTTGAAGCCTTCAGCGATGCAGTGATTGCGATCATTCTCACGATTATGGTTTGGAAATGA
- a CDS encoding response regulator transcription factor has translation MKNTVLVVEDEHDIRALLEYNLTRDGFSVRAVETGEQALSAVTTMPPDLILLDLMLPGIDGLQVCRKLKSDATTANIPILMLTAKDEESDVVTGLELGADDYVTKPFSPKVVVARARAVLRRLSETAHGEDEVLNFSQLTIHPGRHEVLVDGRLVDLTNSEFRILHHMARRPGWVFSRYQLVDAVHGEKHAVSDRSVDVMIVGLRRKLGDCGNYIETVRGVGYRFRP, from the coding sequence ATGAAGAATACCGTATTGGTTGTTGAAGACGAGCACGATATTCGCGCCCTGCTTGAGTACAATCTAACACGGGACGGATTCAGTGTACGCGCCGTCGAAACAGGTGAACAGGCTCTTTCAGCCGTCACCACCATGCCGCCCGACCTGATTCTCCTCGACCTGATGCTGCCCGGAATTGACGGACTTCAGGTCTGCCGCAAATTGAAGTCAGATGCCACCACGGCCAACATTCCGATCCTGATGCTCACAGCAAAAGATGAGGAATCAGACGTCGTGACCGGACTTGAACTGGGTGCCGATGACTATGTCACCAAACCCTTTAGCCCCAAAGTCGTGGTCGCCCGTGCCCGTGCCGTCCTTCGCCGACTGAGCGAAACCGCGCATGGCGAGGACGAAGTCCTGAATTTCAGCCAATTGACCATTCACCCGGGACGTCATGAAGTCTTGGTGGATGGCAGATTGGTCGATCTCACAAATTCCGAATTCCGTATTCTCCACCACATGGCGCGCCGTCCCGGCTGGGTTTTTTCCCGCTACCAGCTTGTCGATGCCGTCCATGGTGAAAAGCACGCGGTGTCCGATCGCTCGGTCGATGTGATGATCGTCGGACTGCGTCGCAAACTCGGGGATTGTGGAAACTACATCGAAACCGTCCGCGGCGTAGGCTACAGATTCAGACCGTAA